A single genomic interval of Lathyrus oleraceus cultivar Zhongwan6 chromosome 7, CAAS_Psat_ZW6_1.0, whole genome shotgun sequence harbors:
- the LOC127102706 gene encoding mitogen-activated protein kinase kinase kinase 18 → MKWNRGHIIGHGSTATVSLATVNGEVFAVKSSEVSCSEPLKREERILSSLCYANPYVVTYKGCDISTENNSNKLMYNIFMEYMPFGTVSQHGGLLDEQTIVCYTRQVVNGLEHLHSKGLVHCDIKGANILIGEQGAKIGDFGCAKSVNEAAAPIRGTPVFMAPEVARGEEQGYASDIWSLGCTIIEMFTGSSPWPNADDPISALFHIAYSNEVPRIPFSLSDQAKDFLEKCLRKNPKERFTASQLLKHPFLEELSSSSKQVVESNSYSPTSILEQGFWSSMEESESLKFSNLIHTKSVDTLVDDRIKRLTGEPCLAWWHDDHDDVDENWITIRENEVDSFCNCWSELGSTSDDELALKGLVESNVKDRISGHVCREGNFVGSNFNFHVGIVKMLFPSTLDGL, encoded by the coding sequence ATGAAGTGGAATAGAGGACACATTATAGGCCATGGCTCAACTGCCACCGTCTCTCTCGCCACCGTTAATGGAGAAGTCTTCGCTGTGAAGTCATCGGAGGTATCGTGTTCCGAGCCGCTAAAGAGAGAGGAGAGAATTCTATCTTCTCTATGTTATGCCAATCCTTATGTTGTTACTTACAAAGGGTGTGACATTTCTACGGAGAACAACAGCAACAAGCTCATGTACAATATTTTCATGGAGTACATGCCATTCGGCACGGTTAGTCAGCACGGTGGTCTGCTCGACGAGCAAACCATCGTGTGCTATACAAGGCAAGTTGTTAATGGGTTAGAGCATTTGCATTCAAAAGGGTTAGTGCATTGTGACATCAAGGGTGCTAATATCTTGATTGGAGAACAAGGAGCCAAAATCGGAGACTTTGGATGTGCTAAAAGCGTAAACGAAGCGGCCGCACCAATCCGCGGTACGCCTGTTTTTATGGCACCAGAGGTGGCGCGCGGCGAAGAACAAGGTTATGCTAGTGATATTTGGTCACTTGGTTGCACTATAATCGAAATGTTCACCGGTTCTTCACCTTGGCCTAATGCAGATGACCCTATTTCAGCACTTTTTCATATAGCATACTCCAATGAAGTTCCAAGGATTCCATTTTCATTATCTGATCAAGCAAAGGACTTTTTAGAGAAATGCTTAAGGAAAAATCCAAAAGAGAGGTTCACAGCTAGTCAACTTTTGAAGCATCCATTTCTTGAAGAATTAAGTTCTAGTTCTAAGCAAGTTGTGGAATCTAATTCATATTCACCAACAAGTATTCTTGAACAAGGCTTTTGGAGTTCAATGGAAGAATCAGAGAGCCTTAAGTTTAGTAATTTGATTCACACCAAAAGTGTTGACACTTTGGTGGATGATAGAATCAAAAGGTTAACAGGTGAGCCATGTTTGGCATGGTGGCATGATGATCATGATGATGTTGATGAAAATTGGATCACAATTAGAGAGAATGAAGTTGATAGTTTTTGCAATTGTTGGTCAGAATTAGGTTCAACAAGTGATGATGAGTTGGCTTTGAAAGGGTTGGTAGAGAGTAATGTGAAAGATAGAATTAGTGGGCATGTTTGTAGGGAAGGTAATTTTGTAGGTAGTAATTTTAATTTTCATGTAGGTATTGTAAAGATGCTATTTCCATCAACATTAGATGGTTTATAA